From the genome of Tripterygium wilfordii isolate XIE 37 chromosome 6, ASM1340144v1, whole genome shotgun sequence:
GCTGCGATCAACGCGCTTATCGACCACACCACCCTCACCTTCAACCCTCCTGCCACGTCCGCTTCACCGCCGCCTCCTTCTCTCTCCGCTGCATTTTCAGGCTCACGAAATCCAAGGATAACGCAGCTCTTCAAGGTCTTCCCGAACACGGCTCTCCACTTCACGGTCAAGCCTTTATCCAATTTTAGGTCACCGGCGGGTAATTCGATGGCCAGCGATCGGATCCGGTGGAATTGAGTCAAAATTTGGGCGGGGGAGTTGTTCGGCCTGATTTTCGCCAGGTGATGGGGTGGAGGCTTCGGGTGGAAGATCtcttggagagatttgagaaacGACTTGAAGATGGCGAGGAAGATCGAGTCAGATTCGGATTCGTTAGAGATGACACAATCGACCTTCAAGACGAGTGACTCAGTCTGCGGGACGAGCGAGTTGAACCGTTTCGAAACGGATCGACACCGTATGAGAGTCTTGATGTCGGAGACGGAATTGAAGACGAGGAGGATCAGGGAGTCGGGGAGCCGATCAAAGCCGTCCGTTGCCATCCGATCATCAAACTGATACATTGTGATTGATACCGAAAGTCTTCGTGGACTGTGTGTTTGCTTTGATGGAATGGAAGTGGAAAGAAATAAAGGGTATGGGGGGTTTTGACGATGATGAAGGGTCTAGGGTTTTGGTGGACTCTACACATCTCTAGACCCCTTTGTTAATAATGCCGGCAACGGGATCTATTAGACCTTTttattaaacaattaattatttccggattttttttttggttggacTTTGGtgcttatttttaatattattattggtGTATTTTCTATTATCACAATCATTTCGTCTATAAAATATCAATCACTTGAGTCACACATAGgtttttaatattataatattattcttGTGATCATACTATCAACTACTTTTTTTCCTATATATATTTGACTTTTCAATATTTAATATGAGCTTAAGCCAAATCTATTATATTGATGCTAAGTATTATCCTAAGGTTATAAAATTTATAGTGTTTGAACCAGCCTTCGATTAGTATGTTGTTTACATGCATTCATTGTTCatctatatttatattttgtgcGTTTATTATTATCAGTTTGATTCTTATTGACTTGATCGTTTGAGGACTTTTAACTGGCACTCCATCGATGTCCAAATTCTTTGATAGTCATTTTGTATTTTGCTTTGCAGATCATTGATGACCCTCTGAAGTTTTATGATATTTACAATAATATAGATCCAAGGGaacatctttcttctttgtggGAATGGTTGGCAGGCTACTATATAGTATCCCTTCATAATTCAGTTTGTTAGAGTAGGATATGCATATTAATTTGTCAAATTGatttattaaacaaaaatacatCATAATGTCAAAATTGTGATGCCATTtgatttatattttatgatatCTTTCCCTGGCATTTCAATAATTATATGGCTATTTTGTCTTTTACTCTTACATTTTGTCCAAGGGTTTGGACTTGGAGTTGTAAATATTGACTTATTCAACAGTATACACAACCTTCTACTACTTTGGGTTCGAATCGTCCGCCCAGAATCTCTttgcctgtttggcacagcggttTGCAAAGCGGGATCGCTATGCCAAAAGCATGTAATAAGCTAGCGATATTGTTGGTTGGCCATcgtttggtctttt
Proteins encoded in this window:
- the LOC120001113 gene encoding F-box protein At1g22220-like, whose product is MYQFDDRMATDGFDRLPDSLILLVFNSVSDIKTLIRCRSVSKRFNSLVPQTESLVLKVDCVISNESESDSIFLAIFKSFLKSLQEIFHPKPPPHHLAKIRPNNSPAQILTQFHRIRSLAIELPAGDLKLDKGLTVKWRAVFGKTLKSCVILGFREPENAAEREGGGGEADVAGGLKVRVVWSISALIAASARHFLLKEVVKEHGEMEELVLRDREGEGTVVMDKDGLRECREDSSHVTDDRSWEMSRTVVPSVRMRMRHEPRLELSGGVVVEGATLVVIRASVNVKDGADVDDAELALGAFGGAYAEAVQALLKCRSYLLEMNSF